The following proteins are encoded in a genomic region of Ornithodoros turicata isolate Travis chromosome 6, ASM3712646v1, whole genome shotgun sequence:
- the LOC135398844 gene encoding ras-like GTP-binding protein Rho1 isoform X1 — translation MAFAKTEHDIVVRKLITVGDGSCGKTCLLAVFAGRPFPERYVPTVLQTYITTVHIGEQTMLEISLWDSPGQEDYDSLRSISYPDTDVALICFSLVQPDSLVNVVERWNPEVAHFCPRVPIILVGTKKDLRNKPDVVEKRKPVTSYEGRLVAEKIGAFAYLECSALTTEGVHKVFQTAVIAAVKMSAARRRSAYCNLF, via the exons ATGGCGTTCGCAAAAACGGAACACGACATCGTAGTGAG AAAACTGATAACAGTGGGCGATGGCAGCTGCGGTAAGACCTGCCTCCTTGCAGTCTTCGCTGGACGACCCTTTCCGGAACGATACGTGCCGACGGTGCTGCAGACATACATCACGACAGTTCACATCGGAGAACAAACT ATGCTTGAAATATCGTTATGGGACAGTCCTGGCCAAGAAGACTATGACTCCCTACGATCCATCTCGTACCCAGACACGGACGTAGCCCTCATTTGCTTCAGCCTCGTCCAGCCGGACAGTCTGGTCAACGTCGTCGAACGATGGAACCCAGAGGTAGCACACTTCTGCCCCCGAGTGCCCATCATTCTAGTGGGTACAAAGAAG GATTTGAGAAACAAACCGGATGTGGTAGAAAAACGAAAACCAGTGACGTCTTACGAAGGCCGACTCGTAGCAGAAAAAATCGGCGCATTCGCCTACTTGGAGTGTTCTGCATTGACGACTGAGGGGGTACACAAGGTATTCCAGACTGCTGTCATCGCTGCTGTAAAG ATGAGCGCCGCCAGGAGAAGAAGCGCGTATTGTAATCTCTTCTGA
- the LOC135398844 gene encoding ras-like GTP-binding protein Rho1 isoform X2 — protein MAAAVRPASLQSSLDDPFRNDTCRRCCRHTSRQFTSENKLPGQEDYDSLRSISYPDTDVALICFSLVQPDSLVNVVERWNPEVAHFCPRVPIILVGTKKDLRNKPDVVEKRKPVTSYEGRLVAEKIGAFAYLECSALTTEGVHKVFQTAVIAAVKMSAARRRSAYCNLF, from the exons ATGGCAGCTGCGGTAAGACCTGCCTCCTTGCAGTCTTCGCTGGACGACCCTTTCCGGAACGATACGTGCCGACGGTGCTGCAGACATACATCACGACAGTTCACATCGGAGAACAAACT TCCTGGCCAAGAAGACTATGACTCCCTACGATCCATCTCGTACCCAGACACGGACGTAGCCCTCATTTGCTTCAGCCTCGTCCAGCCGGACAGTCTGGTCAACGTCGTCGAACGATGGAACCCAGAGGTAGCACACTTCTGCCCCCGAGTGCCCATCATTCTAGTGGGTACAAAGAAG GATTTGAGAAACAAACCGGATGTGGTAGAAAAACGAAAACCAGTGACGTCTTACGAAGGCCGACTCGTAGCAGAAAAAATCGGCGCATTCGCCTACTTGGAGTGTTCTGCATTGACGACTGAGGGGGTACACAAGGTATTCCAGACTGCTGTCATCGCTGCTGTAAAG ATGAGCGCCGCCAGGAGAAGAAGCGCGTATTGTAATCTCTTCTGA
- the LOC135398845 gene encoding ras-like GTP-binding protein Rho1, with protein sequence MVKKETVKVIKLVTVGDGQCGKTCLLTTFAKGQFPGEYVPTVFDTQLSQLEVNKRKVLLGLWDTAGQESYEQLRLLCYPDTGVFLVCFDIAEPNSLLNVLEFWVPEVRDARPRTPIVLVGTKKDLREDPKEIAALQSRNQAPVSTAEGEAVAEKIQAVAYVECSALTQEGVHDVFVTAVTSVLKNKRTKQHRCTIL encoded by the exons ATGGTGAAGAAAGAAACCGTGAAAGTGATTAAGTTGGTGACTGTCGGTGACGGGCAATGCGGTAAGACTTGCTTACTCACCACATTCGCGAAGGGTCAGTTTCCCGGCGAGTATGTGCCGACGGTTTTCGACACCCAGCTGAGCCAACTCGAAGTCAACAAGCGAAAG GTCCTCTTAGGCCTATGGGACACCGCGGGACAGGAATCCTACGAGCAGCTACGGCTGTTGTGTTACCCCGACACCGGCGTATTTCTCGTCTGCTTCGATATTGCTGAACCGAACAGCCTTCTCAACGTTCTCGAATTTTGGGTGCCGGAGGTCAGAGACGCACGTCCCAGAACACCGATTGTACTTGTCGGCACCAAAAAG GACTTAAGGGAAGATCCCAAAGAGATAGCCGCCCTGCAGAGCAGAAACCAGGCGCCAGTGAGCACAGCCGAGGGGGAAGCCGTGGCAGAGAAAATCCAGGCCGTCGCCTACGTCGAGTGCTCTGCTCTAACTCAGGAAGGCGTTCACGACGTCTTTGTAACCGCCGTTACGTCTGTTCTAAAG AACAAGAGGACAAAGCAGCACCGATGTACCATTTTATAG
- the LOC135398847 gene encoding small ribosomal subunit protein eS7-like — translation MSTNAKIIKPLGEKPDAFEESVSQTLFELEANSDLKAHLRELHFVEAKEVEVNSRKAILIYVPVPQLKQYQRIQARLVRELEKKFSGVHVVFLAKRHILPKPTRKTRQKQKRPRSRTLTAVHDALLEDLVFPAEIVGKRTRVRLDGSRLIKVHLERSQQTNIEHKTETFSAVYKKLTGKEVNFEFRDPPC, via the exons ATGTCCACAAACGCAAAAATAATAAAGCCCCTAGGGGAGAAGCCAGACGCCTTCGAAGAGTCGGTGTCTCAG ACACTTTTCGAATTGGAGGCGAACAGCGACTTGAAAGCACATCTTAGGGAACTGCATTTTGTTGAAGCGAAGGAGGTAGAAGTCAATAGCAGGAAG GCCATCCTGATCTACGTGCCGGTGCCTCAGCTGAAGCAGTACCAGCGCATCCAAGCACGCTTGGTGCGGGAACTGGAGAAGAAGTTCAGTGGTGTGCACGTGGTGTTCCTGGCTAAGCGGCACATCCTGCCCAAGCCCACCCGTAAGACCCGGCAGAAGCAGAAGAGGCCCAGGTCACGCACCTTGACCGCCGTGCACGATGCCCTGCTCGAGGACCTTGTTTTTCCCGCGGAGATCGTGGGCAAGCGAACCCGGGTACGCCTGGACGGCTCTCGCCTGATCAAGGTGCACCTGGAGCGGTCGCAGCAGACCAACATTGAGCATAAG ACTGAAACATTCTCTGCCGTCTACAAGAAGCTGACAGGGAAGGAGGTGAACTTCGAATTCCGTGATCCCCCGTGCTAA
- the LOC135398846 gene encoding ribonuclease H1-like, whose protein sequence is MILSRLVTLLRQMPKKGQFYYAVRNGRTIGVFGTWPECEAQVKGYPRPIFKKFSTEQEAWSFVHRDANSEVRLSNGTSGTSCHSVGTLDVSRKRKLDLEVDNTPESSAKAFRTDDDEDMLHVYTDGACSNNGTSGIARAGIGVYWGPNNPMNVSERLPGRQTNNRAEIHAAVRACEQVHSLGCKNVTIYTDSAFLINSMTKWMDGWIKRNWRLSDGQAVKNKEDFQDLLKAAEGLRIKWVHVRGHCGIDGNVEADRLAVAALNQPLPPG, encoded by the exons ATGATACTTAGTAGATTAGTTACTCTCCTGAGGCAAATGCCGAAGAAGGGACAGTTTTATTATGCCGTAAGGAACGGCCGGACGATTGGAGTTTTTGGAACTTG GCCTGAATGTGAAGCCCAAGTGAAGGGATATCCTCGTCCGATTTTTAAAAAGTTCAGCACAGAGCAAGAAGCCTGGTCTTTTGTACATAGAGACGCCAATAGTGAAGTGAGACTCTCCAACG GTACCAGTGGCACCAGCTGTCATTCGGTGGGTACACTCGACGTGTCTCGGAAACGGAAGCTGG ATCTTGAAGTGGACAACACTCCAGAAAGTTCAGCAAAGGCTTTCCGAACAGACGATGATG AAGACATGCTTCATGTTTACACCGACGGAGCCTGCTCCAACAACGGCACCTCTGGCATAGCCAGAGCCGGCATCGGCGTCTATTGGGGACCCAACAATCCAat GAACGTCAGCGAGCGGTTGCCCGGACGTCAGACAAACAACAGAGCAGAAATTCAC GCAGCGGTGAGGGCTTGTGAACAGGTACACAGTCTCGGTTGCAAGAACGTCACAATCTATACGGACAGCGCATTCCTCATTAATA GCATGACCAAGTGGATGGACGGATGGATTAAACGAAACTGGAGACTATCGGATGGACAAGCCGTCAAGAACAAGGAAGATTTCCAAGACCTTCTAAAGGCTGCAGAGGGTCTACGGATTAAATGG GTACACGTTCGAGGCCACTGCGGCATCGACGGAAACGTGGAAGCAGACAGACTCGCTGTGGCGGCCTTGAACCAGCCGTTACCACCCGGATGA